From a region of the Thermodesulfobium sp. 4217-1 genome:
- a CDS encoding MFS transporter codes for MDSAVLKSAISKSRWFLMPYIYILYILNFVDRINFGFAAVGGMNKDLGLSAEQFGFAAGVFFFGYLIFQVPSNLLLHRIGARIWIAVIIIVWGLTATLTGFSDSAFHLYVARVMLGLVEAGFFPGMILYLTYWFPQRELAQTIAIFMTALAISSVIGGPISGLILDHVHWLNIHSWRWMFIIEGIPSIIFGFITLFVLPNRPSEAKFLTDEEKKTLIDEISKEQAEKAKQRKASVKEIIVDGRVWLLAFIYFFGCIMGLYSTSFWLPTIIKGLSSSFSATIVGFLTMIPYIFAAIAMVWVGRDADRKGEWRRHSQIPLLISSIAIFLMLFIKDPVISMIVLSVVTMGAFGAFGPFWALVNEFLSGEAAAAGIAVINSIGNLGGFFAPYIIGLIKDKTGNVYFGLAAVGVLLLVAVVLLAILPKESARKSA; via the coding sequence TTGGATTCTGCAGTTTTGAAAAGTGCAATTAGCAAGTCAAGATGGTTTTTGATGCCTTACATTTACATTTTGTACATTTTAAATTTCGTTGATCGTATTAATTTTGGTTTTGCAGCAGTAGGGGGTATGAATAAAGATTTAGGATTATCTGCTGAGCAATTTGGTTTTGCTGCTGGCGTATTCTTTTTTGGATATTTAATTTTTCAAGTGCCTAGCAATTTGCTGTTACATAGAATTGGGGCAAGGATCTGGATAGCCGTTATTATAATAGTTTGGGGTTTGACTGCTACATTAACGGGATTTTCAGACAGTGCTTTTCACCTCTATGTAGCTCGTGTAATGCTTGGCTTGGTAGAGGCAGGATTCTTCCCAGGCATGATATTGTATCTTACATATTGGTTCCCACAAAGGGAATTAGCTCAAACTATAGCAATCTTTATGACTGCCTTAGCTATATCGAGCGTTATCGGTGGTCCTATTTCTGGTCTTATATTAGATCATGTTCACTGGTTAAATATACATAGCTGGAGATGGATGTTTATAATTGAAGGAATCCCTTCAATTATTTTTGGTTTTATAACCCTTTTTGTGCTTCCAAACAGGCCATCAGAGGCTAAGTTCTTAACTGATGAAGAGAAGAAGACTTTAATTGATGAAATATCTAAAGAGCAGGCAGAAAAAGCTAAGCAGAGAAAGGCTTCTGTCAAAGAGATCATTGTCGATGGCAGAGTTTGGCTCTTGGCATTTATTTACTTTTTTGGATGTATTATGGGTCTATATTCAACTAGCTTCTGGCTTCCCACGATCATTAAGGGCTTGTCAAGCTCTTTTAGCGCAACTATAGTAGGCTTTCTAACAATGATTCCTTATATATTTGCTGCTATTGCTATGGTGTGGGTAGGTAGGGATGCTGACAGAAAGGGAGAATGGAGACGTCACTCTCAAATTCCTCTTTTGATAAGCTCTATTGCAATATTTCTTATGTTGTTTATAAAAGATCCTGTTATATCTATGATTGTTTTGTCTGTTGTTACTATGGGAGCATTTGGAGCATTTGGTCCCTTTTGGGCACTGGTTAATGAATTTCTATCAGGAGAGGCAGCTGCTGCTGGAATCGCAGTGATAAATTCAATTGGAAACCTTGGTGGCTTCTTTGCGCCTTATATCATTGGGCTTATTAAAGATAAGACTGGCAATGTCTATTTTGGACTTGCAGCCGTAGGAGTTTTGCTGCTCGTGGCTGTTGTGTTGTTGGCTATATTGCCTAAAGAATCTGCCAGAAAATCTGCTTAA
- the chrA gene encoding chromate efflux transporter, with the protein MKRIINSCPTPLHFLIKCLYLGSTAFGGVAMIPTLRTEFVKKYSCVSDNSFLRGITLTEFLPGSIISNLIGFIAYRAFGFWYGILSSLAIVFPSILMMMFFAFLYSHGNTAIINLVFKGLKPFVVAFFFVAFLQFFKKYIKSGKQIILLLITFVVFLNNFEIIYVFMFSFFFGALLFKIDMPPRRSSAIEKFSYKEIVYVFIILATLCFVVFFFFPKFIGFCISLSKISLLAFGGAQSALPLYHKTFVVDNNLLTQNAYLDAVLISQITPGPVLCLSGYIGYVYGGILGAMLAFLFTFLPPIILLILVNPFYDRLSKKIWFYRGMIGVITSLTSLLISLGVQFFPQTIIDPFTFSVMIISALSLYYKKPVIWTVAIISISSYIYYGFLTQILK; encoded by the coding sequence ATGAAAAGAATTATTAATTCCTGTCCTACACCCTTGCACTTTCTTATAAAATGTTTGTATTTGGGCTCTACTGCATTTGGGGGAGTTGCAATGATACCTACCTTAAGAACTGAGTTTGTCAAGAAATACTCATGTGTAAGTGATAATTCATTTTTAAGAGGAATTACTCTTACAGAGTTCTTGCCGGGCTCAATTATTAGCAATCTTATAGGGTTTATAGCTTATAGGGCATTTGGTTTTTGGTATGGAATTTTATCATCTTTAGCTATTGTTTTTCCCTCTATATTGATGATGATGTTCTTTGCATTTTTGTACTCGCATGGAAATACAGCAATAATAAATTTGGTTTTTAAGGGCTTAAAACCCTTTGTGGTTGCATTTTTCTTCGTTGCATTTTTACAGTTCTTTAAAAAGTACATTAAATCTGGAAAACAAATAATACTGCTTCTTATTACTTTCGTTGTTTTCTTAAATAACTTTGAAATTATATATGTATTTATGTTTTCATTCTTTTTTGGGGCACTTTTGTTTAAAATCGACATGCCGCCGAGAAGAAGTTCTGCCATCGAAAAATTTTCATATAAAGAGATAGTTTATGTATTTATCATTTTGGCAACATTATGTTTTGTCGTTTTTTTCTTTTTTCCAAAATTTATTGGTTTTTGTATTAGCTTAAGCAAGATCAGTTTGCTCGCTTTTGGAGGTGCTCAGTCAGCACTTCCTCTTTATCATAAGACATTTGTTGTGGACAACAATCTTTTAACTCAAAACGCTTATTTAGATGCTGTTCTTATTAGCCAAATTACTCCTGGTCCGGTTCTTTGTCTTTCTGGATACATTGGGTATGTTTATGGCGGTATTTTGGGTGCAATGCTGGCATTCTTGTTTACTTTTTTGCCACCTATAATTTTATTAATCTTAGTTAATCCATTTTATGACAGACTGAGCAAAAAGATTTGGTTCTATAGAGGCATGATCGGAGTAATTACCTCTCTAACATCACTTCTCATATCTTTAGGGGTTCAATTCTTCCCACAAACCATAATTGACCCATTCACTTTTTCGGTTATGATAATAAGTGCTCTGTCTCTTTATTATAAAAAACCAGTTATATGGACAGTGGCTATAATCTCTATTTCATCTTATATTTATTATGGTTTTTTAACGCAGATTTTAAAATAA
- the rpoD gene encoding RNA polymerase sigma factor RpoD: MPKNSKRVKKIPQVSNPDDQSFKNFPNFFDDLEEPSDLDNIIKSIEAGNVGEEDQDLLKIVLDTEPVLPEDVLVMPEERVPMVEDPVRQYLKEIGKIPLLKHAEEKYLAEKAFFGDETAKRKLAEANLRLVVSIAKKYTKRGLLFLDLIQEGNMGLLRAVEKFDYRKGYKFSTYATWWIRQAVTRAIADQARTIRIPVHMVETINKYKKAIRNLSQQLSRKPTDEEIAEKMEVNIEKIHEIKRISQEPISIETPVGKDEDSHLGDFIADESISSPMEAVTYHLLKEDLEDVIKDLQPRERDVVRLRFGLVDGHSRTLEEVGKEFGVTRERIRQIEAKALRKLRHPSRSRKLRDYLV, from the coding sequence ATGCCAAAAAATTCTAAACGTGTTAAGAAAATTCCACAAGTATCCAACCCAGATGATCAATCCTTTAAAAATTTCCCTAACTTTTTTGATGATCTTGAAGAACCATCTGATTTAGATAACATAATAAAGTCCATAGAAGCTGGAAATGTAGGGGAAGAAGATCAGGATCTTTTGAAGATTGTCCTTGATACTGAACCTGTTTTGCCAGAGGATGTTCTTGTTATGCCAGAAGAACGCGTACCTATGGTAGAGGATCCAGTTAGGCAATACCTTAAAGAAATTGGAAAAATACCTCTACTTAAACATGCAGAAGAAAAATATTTGGCAGAGAAAGCTTTCTTTGGCGACGAGACAGCTAAAAGAAAACTGGCTGAAGCAAATTTGAGGCTTGTAGTCTCAATCGCAAAGAAATACACAAAAAGGGGCTTATTGTTTCTCGACTTGATTCAGGAAGGCAATATGGGCTTGCTGAGAGCCGTAGAAAAATTTGACTATAGAAAAGGTTATAAATTTTCAACTTATGCAACTTGGTGGATTAGGCAGGCTGTAACCAGAGCAATAGCAGACCAAGCAAGAACGATTAGAATTCCTGTCCATATGGTAGAAACTATTAACAAATATAAGAAAGCTATTAGAAATCTAAGCCAACAGTTAAGCAGAAAGCCTACAGATGAAGAAATTGCAGAAAAGATGGAAGTAAATATTGAAAAAATTCACGAAATTAAAAGAATTTCCCAAGAGCCAATTTCTATCGAAACTCCAGTTGGCAAGGATGAAGATAGCCACCTCGGAGATTTTATAGCTGACGAATCCATTTCATCGCCTATGGAAGCAGTAACATACCACCTTTTAAAAGAAGATCTGGAAGACGTTATAAAGGATTTACAGCCAAGGGAAAGGGATGTGGTAAGGCTTAGATTTGGTTTAGTTGACGGTCATTCAAGAACGCTTGAAGAGGTTGGCAAAGAATTTGGCGTTACAAGAGAAAGAATTCGCCAAATAGAGGCTAAGGCACTTAGAAAATTAAGACACCCAAGCAGGAGTCGCAAACTTAGGGACTATTTAGTATAA
- the uppS gene encoding polyprenyl diphosphate synthase, whose protein sequence is MQKINHIAIIMDGNARWSKTRSMPVFNGHLEGFMKLQEMVNCFIDRDIPYLSVYAFSTENWKRPKEEITGIFKIFYDGIEKYIKDWSKRGVKLKFFSLKENLSKDVLKLIENSEKIEVSPIKVNLGVAFNYGSRKEILYAVNNLNAAQSEINEENFSRSLLTNSFPDPDILIRTGGEKRISNFFLWQIAYTELFFIDKLWPDFSENDLDGIIAEYHSRQRRFGGRNS, encoded by the coding sequence ATGCAAAAAATAAACCATATTGCCATTATAATGGATGGCAACGCAAGATGGTCTAAGACGAGGTCGATGCCAGTTTTTAATGGCCATCTTGAAGGATTCATGAAATTACAAGAAATGGTTAATTGTTTTATAGATAGAGATATTCCTTATTTAAGCGTTTACGCTTTTTCGACAGAGAATTGGAAGAGACCAAAAGAAGAAATAACTGGAATTTTTAAAATTTTTTATGATGGTATTGAGAAGTACATAAAAGATTGGTCAAAAAGAGGAGTTAAATTAAAATTTTTCTCTCTTAAGGAAAATTTATCAAAGGATGTTTTGAAATTAATTGAAAATTCGGAAAAAATTGAGGTTTCACCTATAAAAGTTAACCTTGGAGTTGCTTTTAATTATGGTTCAAGAAAAGAAATCCTATATGCAGTTAACAACTTAAATGCTGCTCAATCTGAAATCAATGAAGAGAATTTTTCAAGATCATTACTTACTAACTCTTTTCCTGATCCCGATATATTGATAAGAACTGGTGGAGAAAAAAGGATAAGTAACTTTTTTTTATGGCAGATAGCATATACTGAGCTATTTTTTATTGACAAACTTTGGCCAGATTTTTCAGAAAACGATTTAGATGGTATTATTGCAGAATATCATAGCAGACAAAGGAGATTTGGGGGACGTAATTCTTGA
- a CDS encoding phosphatidate cytidylyltransferase, whose protein sequence is MIFRIITASWGIPVLLFFVYAGNYWFMFLLSVLILCSTYEVNLMMKSKNYNMPFVTFITSFLIFFGSIFGFLPLAVFLSTLLFFSFPLIFVNRYSFFDISFSFIISFFISYSLSFFYLIRNLDNGFFWSISLLSSLWLGDSMAYIVGKNFGKHRLSNISPKKTWEGALANLIFGIIPFIALSFYLQKSIFLLIFLGAVVNVVSQISDLSESLIKRTFDCKDSGNLLPGHGGFFDRFDSLFFSAPVLYFMIFYLVGIK, encoded by the coding sequence TTGATTTTTAGGATTATAACGGCTTCGTGGGGCATACCAGTTTTGTTGTTCTTTGTATATGCTGGCAACTATTGGTTTATGTTTTTGTTGTCAGTATTAATATTGTGCTCCACTTATGAGGTTAATCTTATGATGAAGAGCAAGAACTATAATATGCCTTTTGTCACATTCATAACTTCATTTTTAATTTTTTTTGGAAGCATTTTTGGTTTTTTGCCGCTTGCAGTATTTTTATCTACATTGCTTTTTTTTAGTTTTCCGTTGATATTTGTCAACAGATATTCCTTTTTTGATATTAGTTTCTCATTCATAATTTCCTTCTTTATATCTTATTCCCTATCCTTTTTCTATCTTATTAGAAATCTTGATAACGGATTTTTTTGGTCTATATCGCTCTTATCTAGCCTATGGCTTGGCGATTCTATGGCTTATATTGTTGGTAAAAATTTCGGCAAACACAGGCTTTCCAATATTTCACCTAAAAAAACATGGGAAGGTGCACTGGCAAATCTAATCTTTGGCATTATTCCATTTATTGCCCTCTCGTTTTATTTGCAAAAATCTATATTTTTGTTAATTTTTTTAGGTGCTGTTGTAAATGTCGTTTCGCAAATTTCTGATTTAAGCGAATCATTAATCAAGAGAACGTTTGATTGTAAGGACTCTGGCAATCTCTTGCCAGGTCACGGTGGTTTTTTTGATAGATTTGATAGTCTATTTTTTTCTGCTCCCGTTTTATATTTTATGATTTTTTATCTTGTGGGTATTAAATGA
- the dxr gene encoding 1-deoxy-D-xylulose-5-phosphate reductoisomerase yields the protein MKKIILIGSTGSIGTQALDVVRKHSDKLKIVGLAARTGSEKFKSQIEEFKPESVSLLYEAELDIGPKNIFYGFQGILEMIEKTDADVVLLAWVGKDSLYVAKTALDSDKDLAFATKEILVYGGNLIVNYAKKMGKTILPVDSEHNAIFQLLEGEDISSVSSIYLTASGGPFHKKHFVENPSVDEVLLHPTWKMGPKVTVDSANLMNKGFEVIEASFLFGLDADRIKVLINRTSLVHSLITFLDGSVKFLYYKPDMCIPIQHALSYPERWDHQIEDFKEDFILEFEQPDYNKFPCLGIAYEALKGGSVKTATLAACDEVLVNAFLNKQISFLNIPKMLELILSESYSGDVSSFEEVGLIYDETVKKTLNLLEVYKL from the coding sequence ATGAAAAAGATAATTTTAATTGGGTCCACTGGTTCAATAGGCACTCAAGCATTAGATGTGGTTAGGAAGCATTCAGATAAATTAAAGATTGTCGGTTTAGCTGCTCGCACGGGATCAGAGAAATTTAAAAGTCAGATCGAAGAATTCAAGCCTGAGAGCGTTAGTTTGTTGTATGAAGCAGAGCTTGATATAGGACCAAAAAATATTTTTTATGGGTTTCAAGGCATTTTGGAGATGATTGAAAAAACTGATGCTGATGTAGTTCTATTAGCTTGGGTTGGTAAGGATTCTCTATATGTTGCTAAAACTGCATTGGATTCTGACAAGGATCTTGCTTTTGCTACCAAAGAGATACTCGTTTATGGTGGGAATTTAATAGTCAATTATGCTAAAAAAATGGGCAAAACAATTTTACCAGTAGATAGCGAACACAACGCAATTTTTCAACTATTAGAAGGTGAGGATATATCCTCTGTAAGCTCGATATACCTAACTGCTTCTGGCGGCCCATTTCACAAGAAACATTTTGTCGAAAATCCATCAGTTGATGAGGTATTGCTTCATCCAACATGGAAAATGGGACCAAAGGTTACAGTGGATTCTGCCAACCTAATGAACAAAGGTTTTGAGGTAATTGAGGCATCTTTTCTTTTTGGTTTAGATGCTGACAGAATTAAAGTTCTTATTAATAGAACAAGCCTGGTGCATTCTTTGATTACATTCCTTGATGGATCTGTCAAGTTTTTATATTATAAACCTGATATGTGCATACCTATTCAGCATGCTCTTTCTTATCCTGAAAGATGGGACCATCAAATAGAAGATTTTAAAGAAGATTTTATTTTAGAGTTCGAGCAACCAGATTATAATAAGTTTCCTTGTCTAGGTATTGCATACGAAGCATTGAAGGGCGGCTCAGTTAAAACCGCGACGCTTGCTGCCTGTGATGAAGTCCTGGTAAACGCATTTTTAAATAAGCAAATCTCATTTCTAAATATTCCAAAGATGTTAGAATTAATCTTATCGGAATCATATTCTGGTGACGTCTCTTCATTTGAAGAAGTTGGTTTAATTTATGACGAGACTGTTAAGAAAACTTTAAATTTATTGGAGGTTTATAAGCTTTAA
- the rseP gene encoding RIP metalloprotease RseP, with protein MENILIFILVIFVATLVHEAGHFVFARIFGVGVYEFSVGFGPRIFKSKYKETDLSVRILPLGGFVRIAGLDEGEVPPGTKRFDQIRSFQKILVIVAGPVMNIIMAAVLFTLVFTQGVYVPDLRIQSVNSDFPAAKAGIQVGDRIVSVNGISIKTPNDLIRIVSESKGEKLDLTLLRDGKDINISLYPEFDQKDNRYLIGIMFDRTMKKYSVVDSVYMGFTQTLSWGIALVVSIWMLISGQVPVGSLAGPIGIANMLGQAANEGPTALLFFVGFLSLNLGILNLLPIPALDGSRILFLIIEMIRGKPIDPKKENFIHVAGFVFLILLMIFVSYFDVLRLFKK; from the coding sequence ATGGAGAATATTTTAATTTTCATTTTGGTTATATTTGTGGCTACGCTTGTTCACGAAGCGGGACATTTTGTATTTGCAAGGATTTTTGGCGTAGGAGTTTACGAATTTTCTGTTGGTTTTGGTCCACGAATTTTCAAAAGCAAATATAAAGAAACTGATTTAAGCGTTAGAATACTGCCTCTTGGAGGTTTTGTAAGAATTGCTGGCTTAGATGAGGGAGAGGTCCCTCCTGGAACAAAGAGATTTGATCAGATAAGGTCTTTCCAAAAGATTTTAGTAATAGTAGCTGGGCCTGTTATGAACATAATTATGGCTGCAGTTTTGTTTACCCTTGTTTTTACCCAGGGAGTATATGTTCCAGATTTAAGAATTCAATCGGTAAATAGTGATTTTCCGGCTGCAAAAGCTGGAATCCAGGTTGGTGACAGAATTGTTTCAGTGAATGGCATTTCAATAAAAACGCCAAACGATTTAATAAGAATAGTCTCTGAATCTAAAGGCGAAAAATTAGACTTAACCCTTTTAAGAGATGGCAAGGACATTAATATCAGCCTTTATCCAGAATTTGATCAAAAAGACAATAGATATCTTATCGGGATAATGTTCGATCGCACTATGAAAAAGTATTCTGTTGTTGATTCTGTATATATGGGCTTTACTCAAACTTTATCATGGGGAATTGCGCTCGTTGTTAGTATATGGATGTTGATATCGGGACAGGTACCCGTAGGGAGTTTGGCTGGTCCAATAGGCATTGCCAATATGCTTGGTCAGGCTGCTAATGAAGGTCCGACTGCTCTTCTCTTTTTTGTGGGATTTTTGTCTTTAAATCTTGGAATATTAAACTTGTTACCCATCCCTGCACTTGATGGTTCTAGGATACTATTTTTGATTATAGAGATGATTAGAGGAAAACCTATAGATCCTAAGAAGGAAAACTTTATACATGTTGCTGGTTTTGTATTTCTAATCTTATTAATGATATTTGTAAGCTACTTCGATGTGTTGAGACTTTTTAAGAAATGA
- the ispG gene encoding flavodoxin-dependent (E)-4-hydroxy-3-methylbut-2-enyl-diphosphate synthase — protein MIRKEVLVRDLVFGSGKIFVQTMTKTDTRNVGATVGQIKRIQKAGADLVRLAVPDNEAAESIAKIIKKVSIPLVADIHFDYRLALKTIDAGISKIRINPGNIGSKSNLLEVVKAAAYNKVPIRIGVNEGSIPKDLVNLFNEDPVNALFESVSREVSLLEEAGFGDIVISAKTFSVNLLVKTYERLYKEFPYPLHLGVTEAGPMFQGTVRSSVGLGILLDKGIGDTIRVSLSSNPIDEIRVGKEILKSLDIEAGPVIISCPTCGRTEVNLKRLTKVVEKRLLSVKKPLKIAIMGCAVNGPSEAKSADLGIAGAKNFAFLFKYGKIIKKIDNDNMEEVFLDELESLISQEDL, from the coding sequence ATGATAAGAAAAGAAGTTTTAGTTAGAGATCTTGTTTTTGGCTCGGGCAAGATATTTGTTCAGACAATGACAAAGACAGATACAAGAAATGTAGGCGCTACTGTGGGTCAAATCAAGCGAATCCAAAAGGCTGGGGCTGACCTGGTAAGGCTTGCAGTACCAGACAATGAAGCTGCTGAATCAATAGCAAAAATTATTAAAAAGGTATCAATACCATTGGTAGCTGATATTCATTTTGATTATAGGCTGGCCTTAAAAACTATCGATGCTGGAATTTCCAAAATTAGAATTAATCCTGGCAATATTGGCTCAAAAAGTAACTTATTAGAGGTGGTTAAGGCTGCAGCTTATAATAAAGTTCCTATCAGAATAGGCGTAAATGAGGGTTCTATCCCTAAGGATCTTGTCAACCTTTTTAATGAAGATCCTGTTAATGCCCTTTTTGAGTCTGTTTCAAGAGAAGTAAGCTTGCTGGAAGAAGCGGGGTTTGGCGATATTGTAATTAGTGCAAAGACATTTTCTGTTAACTTGCTTGTAAAAACTTATGAAAGACTTTATAAGGAGTTTCCATATCCACTGCACTTAGGGGTTACTGAGGCAGGTCCTATGTTTCAAGGAACAGTCAGGTCGAGCGTAGGTTTAGGCATTTTGTTAGACAAGGGAATTGGTGATACCATTAGAGTTTCTCTTAGCTCGAATCCAATTGATGAGATTAGGGTTGGCAAAGAAATACTTAAATCTCTGGACATTGAAGCGGGTCCTGTGATCATATCCTGTCCGACTTGTGGTAGGACAGAGGTAAATTTAAAGAGATTAACAAAAGTTGTTGAGAAAAGGCTCTTAAGCGTTAAAAAGCCTTTAAAAATTGCTATTATGGGCTGTGCAGTGAATGGTCCATCAGAGGCTAAATCTGCTGACTTAGGCATTGCAGGTGCGAAAAATTTTGCATTTTTATTTAAATATGGAAAAATAATTAAAAAAATTGATAACGATAATATGGAAGAAGTTTTTTTAGATGAGCTTGAATCTCTTATTTCTCAGGAGGATTTATGA
- a CDS encoding proline--tRNA ligase, which yields MKLSKLFFRTLKEVPGDAEAISHILLLRAGYIRRLGSGIYTYLPLAKKVLLKIENIVREEMININSQELLLPALQPKEIWEISGRWKKYGPELMRFKDRHDKEYALGPTHEEVITDLINREVSSYKQLPISVFQIQTKFRDEIRPRFGLMRSREFIMKDAYSFHRNEEDLDVTYWDMFHAYEKILNRMGLNFKSVEADSGAIGGSVSHEFMVLTPYGEDKILYCSSCSYAANLEKASSSYEPFDVRDFSDLDIVSTPNAKTVDEVSKFVGVDQKYILKSLMYKIEGEPTMIILAGDDELNEVKLKNAFGGKEISMMTPDEIKQKLDLSVGSIGPVKVNNIKLICDKRVCVENVSFYAGANKDGYHFKNVYFKRDFYSDNIFDLRVSKAGEFCPRCGAKLVESTGSEAGHVFKLGTKYSEPMKACFKDENGKEKPFEMGCYGIGISRLLSIVVEQHHDEFGIIWPATLCPYQVIVIPANVKDENQLNTADMIFHELRDRGISVLFDDRDDRAGVKFKDADLLGIPIKIIIGGHFSKSGLIEIKIRRDGSSNLVPPDEASVYVSLKLRQLI from the coding sequence ATGAAACTTTCCAAATTGTTTTTTAGAACTTTAAAAGAAGTACCTGGCGATGCAGAGGCTATCAGCCACATCTTATTGCTGAGGGCTGGATACATAAGGCGTCTTGGCTCAGGGATATACACTTATTTGCCATTGGCTAAGAAGGTTTTATTGAAAATTGAAAATATAGTTAGAGAAGAAATGATTAACATAAACTCTCAAGAATTACTTCTTCCTGCCCTTCAACCCAAGGAGATTTGGGAAATTTCTGGCAGATGGAAAAAATATGGTCCTGAACTTATGAGATTCAAGGATAGACATGATAAAGAATATGCGCTTGGTCCTACTCATGAAGAGGTTATAACTGATTTAATAAACAGAGAAGTTAGTTCTTACAAGCAGCTCCCAATTTCTGTTTTTCAAATACAGACAAAATTCAGGGATGAAATAAGGCCAAGATTTGGTTTGATGAGGTCTAGGGAATTTATTATGAAGGATGCCTATAGCTTTCACAGAAACGAAGAAGATCTTGATGTGACTTACTGGGATATGTTTCACGCTTATGAAAAAATTCTTAATAGAATGGGGCTAAATTTTAAATCTGTAGAGGCAGACTCTGGTGCTATTGGCGGGAGTGTTTCTCACGAATTTATGGTTCTGACTCCTTATGGCGAAGATAAAATACTGTATTGTTCGAGCTGTTCTTATGCTGCCAACCTTGAAAAGGCATCTTCAAGCTATGAACCTTTTGATGTCAGGGATTTTTCAGACTTGGATATCGTATCTACTCCAAATGCAAAAACTGTTGATGAAGTTTCTAAATTTGTGGGTGTGGATCAAAAGTACATTCTAAAATCTCTGATGTATAAAATTGAAGGCGAACCAACAATGATAATATTGGCTGGTGATGATGAGCTAAATGAAGTGAAATTAAAAAATGCCTTTGGTGGGAAAGAAATATCTATGATGACACCTGACGAAATTAAGCAAAAACTCGATTTATCTGTTGGCTCTATAGGGCCAGTTAAAGTAAACAACATAAAGTTAATATGTGATAAGAGGGTTTGTGTAGAAAACGTCTCGTTTTATGCTGGAGCCAATAAAGATGGATACCATTTTAAAAACGTCTATTTTAAAAGAGATTTTTACTCGGATAATATATTTGATTTAAGGGTTTCAAAAGCTGGAGAATTTTGTCCGCGTTGTGGTGCCAAGCTTGTTGAAAGCACTGGCAGCGAGGCTGGTCATGTATTTAAGCTTGGCACAAAATATAGCGAACCTATGAAAGCCTGTTTCAAGGATGAAAATGGCAAGGAAAAACCCTTTGAGATGGGATGCTATGGTATTGGCATTTCTAGGCTTCTATCTATTGTTGTAGAACAGCACCACGATGAATTTGGAATTATATGGCCCGCAACTTTGTGCCCCTATCAGGTTATAGTTATTCCTGCTAATGTAAAAGATGAAAATCAGCTAAATACCGCAGATATGATCTTTCATGAGCTCAGGGACAGGGGGATTAGCGTTTTATTCGATGATCGTGATGATAGAGCAGGTGTAAAGTTTAAAGACGCAGATCTCTTAGGGATACCGATCAAGATAATTATAGGAGGACATTTTTCAAAGTCTGGTCTTATTGAGATAAAGATTAGGCGTGATGGGAGTTCAAATCTTGTACCTCCTGATGAGGCCAGCGTTTATGTGTCTCTTAAATTAAGGCAACTAATATAG